From the Solibacillus sp. FSL R5-0449 genome, one window contains:
- a CDS encoding substrate-binding domain-containing protein, with protein MKKRLWLIFAVLSIFLLVACNSDSTDGDDSSTTNSAEQGESGTTETAASTTPIKVGVLASLTGALESYGKQTKNGFELGLEYATDGTMEVEGRKIEVVWEDTETKPEVAVQKATKLLEDDAVDFLVGSSSSGDTLAVLPLAEEYEKIMIVEPAVADSITGSEFNPYIFRTARNSSQDAYAAAAAIAGEGVKIATFAPDYSFGWDGVSAFKAAAEGLGAEIVLEEYADPAATDFTSNLQKIIDAKPDFLFVVWAGANSPWNQIADLKLQEKGIKISTGAPDIIALQFMEPLVGMEGFSVYHHTLPKNEVNDWLVEEHKARFNGEVPDLFTPGGFTAAVAIVEALKASGGDADGNTLIPLMEGMSFETPKGTMTFREEDHQALQTMYAIRLEKVADFDYPVPVLLRELLPEETEPPILN; from the coding sequence ATGAAAAAGCGTTTATGGTTAATTTTTGCGGTATTATCGATTTTCTTATTGGTTGCATGTAACAGTGATTCAACAGACGGCGATGATTCATCAACTACAAATTCAGCTGAGCAAGGTGAGAGCGGAACAACGGAGACAGCTGCATCCACAACCCCGATTAAAGTCGGTGTACTTGCATCGTTGACGGGAGCTCTTGAATCATATGGGAAGCAGACGAAAAACGGATTCGAGTTAGGTCTTGAATATGCGACTGACGGCACGATGGAAGTGGAAGGCCGTAAAATCGAAGTCGTTTGGGAAGATACAGAAACGAAGCCTGAAGTAGCTGTTCAGAAGGCAACGAAGCTATTAGAGGATGACGCGGTTGATTTCTTAGTTGGTTCATCAAGTTCAGGTGACACATTGGCGGTACTTCCACTAGCAGAAGAATACGAGAAAATTATGATTGTAGAACCAGCAGTAGCTGACAGTATTACAGGTTCAGAATTTAACCCGTACATTTTCAGAACGGCGCGTAACTCTTCACAGGATGCCTATGCAGCAGCAGCGGCAATTGCTGGAGAAGGTGTAAAAATTGCAACGTTCGCACCGGATTATTCATTCGGTTGGGATGGTGTATCGGCATTTAAAGCAGCAGCTGAAGGTTTAGGTGCTGAAATTGTATTAGAAGAATATGCAGATCCGGCTGCAACAGACTTCACGTCAAACTTGCAAAAAATTATTGATGCGAAACCGGATTTCTTATTCGTAGTATGGGCGGGTGCGAACTCTCCTTGGAATCAAATTGCGGATTTAAAACTGCAGGAAAAAGGCATTAAAATTTCAACGGGTGCACCGGACATTATTGCACTTCAGTTTATGGAGCCATTAGTTGGAATGGAAGGGTTCTCTGTATACCACCATACACTACCGAAAAATGAAGTGAATGATTGGCTAGTAGAGGAACATAAAGCACGTTTCAACGGTGAAGTGCCTGATTTATTTACACCGGGCGGATTTACGGCGGCAGTTGCGATTGTAGAAGCACTGAAAGCATCAGGTGGAGATGCGGATGGGAATACGTTAATTCCATTAATGGAAGGTATGTCATTTGAAACACCGAAAGGAACGATGACATTCCGTGAAGAAGACCACCAGGCATTGCAGACAATGTACGCAATTCGCCTTGAAAAAGTAGCGGATTTTGACTATCCGGTACCGGTATTGCTACGTGAATTACTGCCAGAAGAAACGGAACCTCCTATTTTAAACTAG
- a CDS encoding BTAD domain-containing putative transcriptional regulator — MEQHIFVSKLIPPTPVNNYLRRAKLMKKLSDWPHAKCTILHSSAGYGKTSLISQFLNDQKTKSSWYQITPDDDSIFPFLRHFIYSIQQHFPSFGEKLKGWDETLKFHNMEELLQLSKQIANELHRIKEPFLIVLDDYHHVSHVFPINYIMNQLLQFLPANLHIIVATRKMPEWSCLLTLRMNNQLIECLEPEFTFAEEDVQYLFEAFFDRQITDEQSEFIMQMTEGWAMAIMLLGYKAKYSQERLIDIAEGSVGNFFAYLSAEVFDKLDEQLQLQLLKLGIHQVISLDVITELYGTEWIQQVKPKLEELAFITPLAGGTKYRFHALFQQFLQQRLSEYYPDLHEEFHEQAARYYADENLGVLAVTHATQLKNNRYYIELLMQFAPQFIEAGQFEFLLERLKDFAIEEKPYQLLYYEGECQRYRAQYERAKNAYNECFIKAQLQQDRLFLMRSQFGLANIYLDTLQPVFAEHHLQQAITLLNEVEVSETERHLINSLYTENLINLGKAGEALRWSQSQNLQLSINNIDARLYLRHGQLDKAKELLNMRVSKPFQWEEAHRTTDLLLVLIDVLMGENTQAYSRIIEGGKEALVDMPYTLALTKLRKGLALLNMEMKDFERAKGCFDETLELLNLIHVKRITAECYMGLILYHRDNVFEAKRHAQIGLRETNKVQDFWMSALLLTALTKVLAENSQFEEAIDTAKQALSYYKRSEDTYGQMICSFWLAYCYAKLNDQENALIYHHRFWELCVSYYPFFMEKKTLFGPRYLIVFVQLAKQLQQEAHVFSQLNVNVAPSTELSLTLFGPVQIYRENEMIPDKEWKRLKAKELFLYLYIHREQFVSRQQICDAIWQQDEEAMQRDFKVVFNAMVKTLEPTRSAREESNFIKRHQHLYKLEDRWIHSDVAHFTYYVQRGLEEKTAKLSNEWLKLAMRLVDGEFCSDMEREWLEPVQAHYNEQILLILERVAQNYVRLQQFEKVIRWADRIIALDDGHEEGYRLLMLGHYYLGNRREAIKYYERCVDVLDDQYKITPMEPTERLYELVLKM; from the coding sequence ATGGAGCAACATATTTTTGTCTCGAAACTTATACCTCCGACACCAGTCAACAACTATTTAAGAAGAGCAAAATTAATGAAAAAGCTTTCGGATTGGCCGCATGCAAAGTGTACCATTTTACATAGTAGCGCAGGTTACGGGAAAACATCGCTTATTAGTCAATTTTTGAACGACCAGAAAACAAAATCCTCCTGGTATCAGATTACGCCGGATGATGACTCAATATTTCCGTTTTTACGTCATTTTATCTATAGTATTCAGCAGCATTTCCCATCGTTCGGCGAAAAGTTAAAAGGGTGGGATGAGACATTAAAGTTTCATAATATGGAAGAGTTACTGCAGCTTTCAAAACAAATCGCCAATGAGCTTCATCGTATAAAAGAACCTTTTTTAATTGTACTGGACGATTATCATCATGTGTCACACGTCTTTCCGATCAACTACATTATGAATCAGCTGCTTCAATTTTTACCTGCCAACCTCCATATCATTGTCGCAACGAGGAAAATGCCTGAGTGGAGCTGTTTGTTGACGCTACGTATGAATAATCAGCTGATAGAATGTTTGGAACCGGAATTTACTTTTGCGGAAGAAGATGTTCAATACTTGTTTGAAGCTTTTTTTGACCGGCAAATAACGGATGAACAAAGCGAATTCATTATGCAAATGACGGAAGGCTGGGCGATGGCGATTATGCTGCTTGGCTATAAAGCGAAATATAGTCAGGAACGGCTCATCGATATCGCAGAAGGATCGGTCGGGAATTTCTTTGCGTACCTTTCCGCTGAAGTATTCGATAAGCTGGATGAGCAGCTGCAGCTTCAGCTTCTTAAGTTGGGCATTCATCAAGTGATTTCGCTCGATGTCATTACAGAGCTGTATGGAACGGAATGGATCCAGCAGGTGAAGCCGAAGTTGGAGGAGCTTGCATTTATCACACCATTGGCAGGGGGAACAAAATACCGTTTCCATGCACTGTTCCAACAGTTTCTACAGCAGCGGCTGAGTGAATATTATCCGGATCTGCATGAGGAATTTCATGAACAGGCGGCACGGTATTATGCCGATGAAAATTTAGGTGTATTGGCTGTTACACATGCAACCCAGCTGAAAAACAACCGGTACTATATCGAGTTACTGATGCAATTTGCGCCACAGTTTATTGAAGCAGGGCAATTTGAATTTTTACTTGAACGGCTGAAGGATTTTGCGATTGAAGAAAAACCTTATCAGCTTCTTTATTATGAAGGGGAATGTCAGCGTTACCGCGCACAATATGAACGGGCAAAGAATGCATACAATGAATGCTTTATAAAAGCGCAGCTGCAGCAGGACCGGTTATTTTTAATGCGTTCACAGTTTGGGCTGGCCAATATTTATTTGGATACACTTCAGCCGGTTTTTGCGGAACATCATCTACAGCAGGCTATTACTTTATTGAATGAAGTAGAAGTGAGTGAGACAGAACGGCATCTGATTAATAGTTTATATACCGAAAACCTGATTAACTTAGGGAAAGCGGGGGAGGCACTGCGCTGGAGCCAGTCGCAAAACCTGCAGTTAAGCATTAACAATATCGATGCGCGTCTTTATTTGCGCCACGGTCAGCTGGATAAAGCGAAAGAGTTGCTGAATATGCGTGTTTCCAAGCCGTTCCAATGGGAAGAAGCACACCGCACGACCGATCTACTTCTTGTTTTAATCGATGTATTGATGGGTGAAAATACGCAGGCCTATAGCCGAATTATTGAAGGCGGAAAAGAAGCACTCGTCGATATGCCATATACACTTGCGCTGACAAAGCTGCGTAAAGGGCTGGCATTGCTGAATATGGAGATGAAAGATTTTGAACGTGCGAAAGGCTGTTTTGATGAAACACTTGAGCTCCTCAATCTCATTCATGTAAAGCGCATTACTGCCGAGTGTTATATGGGGCTTATTTTATATCATCGCGACAATGTATTTGAGGCGAAGCGACATGCACAAATCGGACTGAGGGAAACGAATAAAGTACAGGATTTCTGGATGTCGGCGTTACTGCTGACGGCATTGACGAAAGTGCTGGCAGAAAACAGTCAGTTTGAAGAAGCAATTGATACGGCAAAACAGGCACTGTCTTATTATAAGCGCAGTGAGGATACGTATGGCCAGATGATCTGTTCATTTTGGCTGGCGTATTGTTATGCCAAATTAAATGATCAGGAAAACGCATTAATATATCATCATCGATTTTGGGAATTATGTGTGAGTTACTATCCGTTTTTCATGGAGAAAAAAACCCTTTTCGGACCGCGTTATTTAATCGTATTTGTTCAACTCGCAAAACAGCTGCAGCAGGAGGCACACGTATTTAGCCAGTTAAATGTAAATGTAGCGCCAAGTACGGAGCTATCGTTGACGTTATTTGGTCCTGTACAAATTTATCGTGAAAATGAAATGATTCCGGATAAAGAGTGGAAGCGGTTGAAAGCGAAGGAACTGTTTTTGTATTTATATATTCACCGGGAGCAGTTTGTATCGCGCCAGCAAATTTGCGATGCGATCTGGCAGCAGGACGAAGAAGCGATGCAGCGGGATTTTAAAGTTGTCTTTAATGCAATGGTAAAAACATTGGAGCCGACAAGATCGGCGCGTGAGGAAAGCAACTTTATTAAACGCCATCAGCATTTATATAAACTGGAAGATCGCTGGATTCATAGTGATGTTGCCCATTTTACGTATTATGTGCAGCGCGGACTGGAAGAGAAGACAGCCAAGCTTTCAAATGAATGGCTGAAGCTGGCGATGCGGCTTGTGGATGGAGAGTTCTGTTCTGATATGGAACGGGAATGGCTGGAACCTGTTCAGGCGCATTATAATGAACAAATACTGCTCATTTTAGAGCGTGTCGCCCAAAACTACGTTCGTCTGCAGCAGTTTGAGAAAGTGATCCGTTGGGCAGACCGAATTATTGCGCTGGATGATGGTCATGAAGAAGGATACCGGCTATTAATGCTCGGCCATTACTATTTAGGGAACCGCCGGGAAGCGATCAAATATTATGAGCGTTGTGTAGATGTACTGGACGACCAATATAAGATCACGCCGATGGAACCGACCGAGCGACTGTATGAGCTTGTTTTGAAGATGTAA
- a CDS encoding amino acid transporter, whose protein sequence is MEKKPFNDADEHYQKHVGSPTSYNMKQMPKPIRIIGYFFFGFMAIAATIMILLILLDKIL, encoded by the coding sequence ATGGAGAAAAAGCCGTTCAATGATGCGGATGAGCATTATCAAAAGCATGTAGGTTCTCCAACTTCTTATAATATGAAGCAAATGCCCAAACCGATTCGGATAATCGGCTATTTTTTCTTCGGTTTCATGGCGATTGCTGCTACTATAATGATTTTACTAATACTATTGGACAAAATTCTCTAG